The following coding sequences lie in one Populus trichocarpa isolate Nisqually-1 chromosome 14, P.trichocarpa_v4.1, whole genome shotgun sequence genomic window:
- the LOC7497304 gene encoding protein PHLOEM PROTEIN 2-LIKE A10: protein MDLQLLKKGLLDYTRKNKRRALLLAALGFSTYTAYKVYHFPSLAKKRKRISKLFVALVAIAQLISDSAETIGVVSKDFKDFVQSESDQIPNSLKQISKVARSNEFSEGLVTLTQAFTVGIYQSHARIHHDAGANGDRNSKGSPSLLDKVFEKPASPTGSGFVSVIVGSFARNLVLGLYEGGLNSISDLNAAADSHDSFQKVMEAVCGDKGRELIGVCIQLFVSTAVTVYLDRTTHINTYDEFFAGLTNPKHETKMREVLVSICNGAIETLVKTSHQVLTTDDSNLNSSSDSPYLAIDQEESAIEDEVSGKEAFFSESMTRKSVAEVKENGWVNKVSSALAVPSNRRLVLEVTGRVTFETVRSLLEFLLGKLYNGMRRCVDFAHEVVVDTGIEVVRYVKAKSSVIATLCISFCLHILDVAWILVPA, encoded by the coding sequence ATGGACCTGCAGTTGCTGAAAAAGGGTCTTCTTGATTATACCAGGAAAAACAAGAGGCGGGCTCTTTTGTTAGCAGCTCTTGGTTTCTCTACATATACTGCCTATAAAGTTTATCACTTTCCTTCATTAGCTAAAAAACGAAAGagaatttcaaaactttttgtAGCTTTAGTTGCTATTGCACAACTTATCTCTGATTCTGCTGAAACTATTGGGGTTGTCTCTAAGgattttaaagattttgttCAGTCGGAATCGGACCAAATTCCCAATAGTTTAAAGCAAATTTCTAAGGTGGCAAGGTCTAATGAGTTTTCAGAAGGATTAGTTACCCTTACACAAGCTTTTACTGTGGGAATTTACCAATCCCATGCAAGAATTCATCATGATGCTGGTGCCAATGGGGATAGGAATAGCAAAGGAAGTCCAAGTTTATTGGACAAGGTTTTTGAGAAGCCTGCTTCTCCAACTGGGTCTGGTTTTGTTTCTGTTATCGTTGGAAGCTTTGCTAGGAACTTGGTTCTGGGATTGTATGAAGGTGGTCTGAATTCAATTTCAGATTTGAATGCTGCTGCTGATAGCCATGATTCTTTTCAAAAAGTGATGGAAGCGGTTTGTGGTGATAAGGGTAGAGAGCTGATTGGTGTTTGTATTCAGTTATTTGTGAGCACAGCAGTTACGGTTTACCTTGACAGGACTACGCATATCAACACCTATGATGAATTTTTTGCTGGATTAACCAATCCTAAGCACGAAACCAAAATGAGAGAGGTGTTGGTATCAATCTGTAATGGTGCAATTGAGACTCTTGTCAAGACATCTCATCAAGTCTTGACAACTGATGATTCTAACTTGAATTCGAGTTCCGATTCACCTTATTTGGCCATTGATCAAGAAGAAAGTGCAATAGAGGATGAGGTATCTGGGAAAGAAGCATTTTTTAGTGAATCTATGACAAGAAAGTCAGTTGCTGAGGTGAAGGAGAACGGTTGGGTTAATAAAGTGTCATCTGCATTGGCAGTCCCAAGCAACAGGAGGCTTGTTCTCGAAGTAACTGGGAGGGTTACGTTTGAGACTGTTCGGTCTCTCCTGGAGTTTCTGCTGGGGAAGCTATATAATGGAATGCGGAGATGCGTTGATTTTGCTCATGAAGTTGTTGTTGACACTGGTATTGAAGTTGTGAGATATGTCAAAGCAAAATCCTCTGTTATTGCAACCCTATGCATTTCTTTTTGCTTGCACATACTGGATGTTGCTTGGATTCTGGTTCCAGCTTAA
- the LOC7497303 gene encoding uncharacterized protein LOC7497303 translates to MSWLARSIANSLKFEDDDQQPDKNTTATTTSAPTTDNVNNNKDLSNSESDQQQSATPRGVKEDLTDLKKTLTRQLWGVASFLAPPPEPPLTENRSHTSDPDGSNDDDDDAALIAGIRSDFAEIGGRFKSGITKLSSNKTVSEFTKIASNLLQLGSESHEIGTTASAVGVTEEVVGFARDVAMHPETWLDFPLPDVQGFEDFDMSDAQQEHALAVEHLAPRLAALRIELCPGYMSEGCFWKIYFVLLHPRLSKHDAELLSTPQIVEARAMLSHELQNKAKAKSTPDWSGVDTSNVKADLPHEESLSVPSRAKSESVPIMTSGIEAVSPTLAAKTSDNEAAPSFVSVESETEKHPVESTQMQIIDKSVVEEGKVDQTKHQHSSSSSSSGILEEKFDDDGDDWLKDDSSEMIGVSGSSMPLGNDEDVSFSDLEEDDGDEPASYKKVASGSDCATKGSQDWVQLSRSSADSVKDIKPVSIKNAGSEKVSARNSENKESSDWLDVDDIDVI, encoded by the exons ATTCTCTCAAATTCGAAGACGACGATCAACAACCAGATAAGAACACCACCGCCACCACAACCTCCGCCCCAACTACCgataatgttaataataataaagatttatCGAATTCGGAATCGGATCAACAACAATCCGCGACACCTCGTGGTGTCAAAGAAGACCTTACAGATctcaaaaaaaccctaacccgcCAATTATGGGGTGTGGCATCTTTCCTCGCTCCTCCACCTGAACCACCGTTGACGGAGAATCGTTCTCATACTTCGGATCCGGATGGATCCAACGATGATGACGATGACGCTGCATTGATTGCCGGCATTAGGAGCGATTTTGCGGAAATTGGGGGCAGATTTAAGTCAGGGATCACCAAGCTGTCCAGTAACAAAACGGTGTCGGAGTTTACTAAGATTGCCTCCAATTTGCTGCAGCTTGGATCCGAGAGTCATGAGATTGGGACTACTGCTTCTGCTGTGGGCGTGACTGAAGAAGTTGTGGGTTTTGCTAGAGATGTCGCCATGCATCCTGAGACTTGGCTCGACTTCCCTCTTCCTGATGTTCAAGggtttgaag ATTTTGACATGTCAGATGCCCAACAAGAACATGCTTTAGCTGTTGAGCATCTTGCTCCCAGATTAGCTGCTCTGAGGATTGAACTTTGTCCAGGATATATGAGTGAGGGCTGCTTTTGGAAGATTTACTTTGTGCTGTTGCACCCTAGACTCAGTAAACATGATGCTGAACTATTGTCAACTCCCCAA ATAGTGGAGGCAAGGGCGATGTTGTCGCATGAGTTACAGAACAAAGCCAAGGCAAAATCCACTCCAGATTGGTCTGGAGTTGACACTTCTAATGTAAAAGCTGATTTGCCTCATGAAGAGTCTCTGTCTGTGCCATCTCGTGCCAAGTCTGAATCGGTTCCAATCATGACATCTGGCATTGAAGCAGTCTCTCCCACACTTGCAGCCAAGACATCTGATAATGAAGCAGCCCCTTCCTTTGTTTCTGTTGAATCAGAAACAGAAAAGCATCCAGTTGAAAGTACTCAGATGCAAATTATTGACAAATCCGTGGTCGAGGAAGGAAAAGTTGACCAGACCAAGCATCAACATTCATCATCCAGTTCCTCCTCTGGGATTCTGGAAGAGAAATTTGACGATGATGGTGATGATTGGTTGAAAGATGATAGTTCAGAAATGATTGGTGTCAGTGGATCCTCGATGCCTCTTGGAAATGATGAGGATGTCTCATTCAGTGATCTTGAAGAGGATGATGGAGATGAACCTGCAAGTTACAAGAAAGTGGCATCAGGCTCTGATTGTGCAACAAAAGGATCACAAGATTGGGTTCAGCTGAGCAGAAGCTCTGCTGACTCAGTCAAGGATATCAAGCCTGTTAGCATAAAAAATGCTGGGTCTGAGAAGGTAAGCGCTCGCAACTCTGAAAACAAGGAATCTAGTGATTGGCTTGATGTTGATGACATTGATGTGATATGA
- the LOC7464774 gene encoding ACT domain-containing protein ACR1 isoform X2, whose translation MVQVLTDLDLVISKSYISSDGGWFMEVFHVTDQLGSKLTDDSLILYIQQALCVDRRRGVSKESQTSLHREVRPPYASTDHTAMEITGTDRPGLLSEISAVLSKLECHVTASAVWTHNNRAASIIYMEDGFQGGPITDPKRLAHVQEQLENVVEAHHGVGERRSVRLTAPAPGQKTHTGRRLHQLMYANMDYEPCQGCNGGGLAHRNNCTKIHVSIDSCKEKGYSVVNVRSRDRPKLLFDTLCALTDMQYVVFHAAVSAKGTMADQEYFIRQQDGCTLDTESERHKLTQCLIAAIERRVSHGARLDICTHNRMGLLSNVTRAFRENGLSISRAEIGTNGDRAVGSFYVTDASGYEANPQAIDEVKKEMGGSVVVVNKSPGWTPKTSKTPSVGSVSRNSSGSIDEEKPRLSPGSLFWSQLKRLSSNFSSIRS comes from the exons ATGGTCCAAGTCTTGACAGATCTTGACCTTGTTATATCCAAATCATATATTTCCTCTGATGGGGGGTGGTTCATGGAAG TGTTCCACGTGACTGACCAGCTTGGGAGCAAACTCACTGACGATAGCCTCATACTTTACATTCAGCAG GCACTGTGTGTAGATAGGAGAAGAGGGGTATCGAAGGAATCGCAAACTTCTCTCCACAGAGAAGTTAGGCCACCATACGCGTCAACAGATCACACGGCCATGGAGATAACTGGGACTGACCGACCAGGTCTGCTCTCCGAAATATCAGCGGTGCTTTCCAAGTTGGAGTGCCATGTCACGGCTTCCGCGGTATGGACCCACAATAATAGAGCAGCTTCCATAATCTACATGGAAGATGGGTTCCAAGGAGGACCCATCACAGATCCAAAGAGACTAGCACATGTGCAAGAGCAGTTGGAGAATGTTGTGGAGGCTCATCATGGGGTGGGGGAGAGGAGGAGCGTGCGACTGACAGCTCCAGCACCAGGACAAAAGACCCACACGGGGCGGAGGCTCCACCAGTTGATGTACGCCAACATGGACTACGAACCATGTCAGGGATGCAATGGAGGGGGTTTAGCACATAGAAATAACTGTACTAAAATTCATGTGTCTATTGATTCTTGTAAGGAGAAGGGGTACTCTGTGGTGAATGTCAGGAGTAGAGACAGGCCAAAACTCTTGTTTGATACACTCTGCGCTCTAACTGATATGCAGTATGTTGTGTTCCATGCTGCGGTTAGCGCTAAGGGAACCATGGCCGATCAG GAGTACTTCATTCGGCAGCAGGATGGGTGCACTTTGGACACAGAGAGCGAAAGGCATAAACTAACCCAATGCTTGATTGCTGCCATTGAGCGCAGAGTATCCCAT GGAGCGAGGCTGGACATTTGCACTCACAACCGAATGGGACTCCTCTCGAATGTGACAAGGGCGTTCCGAGAGAATGGGCTATCAATCTCAAGGGCTGAGATTGGAACAAATGGTGATAGGGCAGTTGGTTCCTTCTACGTTACTGATGCTTCAGGATATGAAGCAAATCCACAAGCAATAGATGAGGTAAAAAAAGAGATGGGAGGATCTGTAGTGGTAGTTAACAAATCACCAGGCTGGACACCAAAAACCTCCAAAACTCCCTCGGTAGGTAGTGTTAGCAGAAATAGCAGCGGCAGCATAGATGAAGAAAAGCCACGGCTCTCTCCAGGAAGCCTATTCTGGTCACAGCTTAAGAGGCTTTCAAGCAATTTCAGCTCCATACGATCATGA
- the LOC7464774 gene encoding ACT domain-containing protein ACR1 isoform X1, whose translation MEITAYKPYIDAEFESLMERIYPPRVCVDNETYQDCTLIKVDSANKQGILLEMVQVLTDLDLVISKSYISSDGGWFMEVFHVTDQLGSKLTDDSLILYIQQALCVDRRRGVSKESQTSLHREVRPPYASTDHTAMEITGTDRPGLLSEISAVLSKLECHVTASAVWTHNNRAASIIYMEDGFQGGPITDPKRLAHVQEQLENVVEAHHGVGERRSVRLTAPAPGQKTHTGRRLHQLMYANMDYEPCQGCNGGGLAHRNNCTKIHVSIDSCKEKGYSVVNVRSRDRPKLLFDTLCALTDMQYVVFHAAVSAKGTMADQEYFIRQQDGCTLDTESERHKLTQCLIAAIERRVSHGARLDICTHNRMGLLSNVTRAFRENGLSISRAEIGTNGDRAVGSFYVTDASGYEANPQAIDEVKKEMGGSVVVVNKSPGWTPKTSKTPSVGSVSRNSSGSIDEEKPRLSPGSLFWSQLKRLSSNFSSIRS comes from the exons ATGGAGATAACAGCTTATAAGCCTTATATCGATGCAGAGTTTGAATCCCTCATGGAAAGAATTTATCCTCCAAG AGTTTGCGTAGACAATGAAACATACCAAGATTGCACTCTTATTAAG GTTGACAGTGCAAACAAGCAGGGGATTCTATTAGAGATGGTCCAAGTCTTGACAGATCTTGACCTTGTTATATCCAAATCATATATTTCCTCTGATGGGGGGTGGTTCATGGAAG TGTTCCACGTGACTGACCAGCTTGGGAGCAAACTCACTGACGATAGCCTCATACTTTACATTCAGCAG GCACTGTGTGTAGATAGGAGAAGAGGGGTATCGAAGGAATCGCAAACTTCTCTCCACAGAGAAGTTAGGCCACCATACGCGTCAACAGATCACACGGCCATGGAGATAACTGGGACTGACCGACCAGGTCTGCTCTCCGAAATATCAGCGGTGCTTTCCAAGTTGGAGTGCCATGTCACGGCTTCCGCGGTATGGACCCACAATAATAGAGCAGCTTCCATAATCTACATGGAAGATGGGTTCCAAGGAGGACCCATCACAGATCCAAAGAGACTAGCACATGTGCAAGAGCAGTTGGAGAATGTTGTGGAGGCTCATCATGGGGTGGGGGAGAGGAGGAGCGTGCGACTGACAGCTCCAGCACCAGGACAAAAGACCCACACGGGGCGGAGGCTCCACCAGTTGATGTACGCCAACATGGACTACGAACCATGTCAGGGATGCAATGGAGGGGGTTTAGCACATAGAAATAACTGTACTAAAATTCATGTGTCTATTGATTCTTGTAAGGAGAAGGGGTACTCTGTGGTGAATGTCAGGAGTAGAGACAGGCCAAAACTCTTGTTTGATACACTCTGCGCTCTAACTGATATGCAGTATGTTGTGTTCCATGCTGCGGTTAGCGCTAAGGGAACCATGGCCGATCAG GAGTACTTCATTCGGCAGCAGGATGGGTGCACTTTGGACACAGAGAGCGAAAGGCATAAACTAACCCAATGCTTGATTGCTGCCATTGAGCGCAGAGTATCCCAT GGAGCGAGGCTGGACATTTGCACTCACAACCGAATGGGACTCCTCTCGAATGTGACAAGGGCGTTCCGAGAGAATGGGCTATCAATCTCAAGGGCTGAGATTGGAACAAATGGTGATAGGGCAGTTGGTTCCTTCTACGTTACTGATGCTTCAGGATATGAAGCAAATCCACAAGCAATAGATGAGGTAAAAAAAGAGATGGGAGGATCTGTAGTGGTAGTTAACAAATCACCAGGCTGGACACCAAAAACCTCCAAAACTCCCTCGGTAGGTAGTGTTAGCAGAAATAGCAGCGGCAGCATAGATGAAGAAAAGCCACGGCTCTCTCCAGGAAGCCTATTCTGGTCACAGCTTAAGAGGCTTTCAAGCAATTTCAGCTCCATACGATCATGA
- the LOC7497305 gene encoding phytosulfokines 3: MASVVKVATLFLVALLLCSTITYAARPEPGFPGGSLAKNQHKVVEAEHAEVMEEISCEGLGEEECLMRRTLAAHTDYIYTQKNNP; this comes from the exons ATGGCCAGTGTTGTTAAGGTTGCCACACTCTTCTTGGTAGCCCTCCTCCTCTGCTCCACAATAACCTATGCCGCCCGCCCTGAGCCAGGCTTTCCTGGTGGTTCTTTGGCAAAGAACCAACATAAG GTTGTTGAGGCCGAGCATGCAGAGGTAATGGAAGAGATCAGCTGTGAAGGGCTTGGTGAGGAAGAGTGCTTGATGAGAAGGACACTTGCTGCTCACACCGATTACATCTATACCCAGAAGAACAATCCATGA